A stretch of Cytophagales bacterium DNA encodes these proteins:
- a CDS encoding type IX secretion system membrane protein PorP/SprF translates to MSRILIILTVFVFFGLSSEVHAQDPQYSQYYAAPLNLNPGLTGINQKGRVGLNYRNQWPSIDASFESYSFYVDYNWVDYYSSLGLIVNTDREGIAGLRSTMIGLQYAYQLQLNYNWTFRPAVQLAYYQRDINFDRLTFGDQFDATGQVVLANTNEQFNTGLNANFFDISFGGILFNDKIWGGFSIYHVTEPNQALAGGESPLYQRRSFHGGIKIPFHDISKRAQNKPLKERSLTPTFNYRSQSEFDQLDLGVYFTLEPLLLGVWYRGIPVKSLEGIPNNESVIFMTGLTTNNVSIGYSFDFTVSDLGINSGGAHEISLTYTFSLDPPGKPPKSVREVKCPVPFGF, encoded by the coding sequence ATGAGTAGAATACTGATTATTTTAACAGTTTTCGTGTTTTTCGGGCTATCGTCGGAGGTCCATGCGCAGGATCCGCAGTATTCTCAATATTATGCGGCGCCCCTGAACCTGAATCCTGGCCTCACCGGAATCAATCAAAAAGGCAGGGTGGGGCTGAATTACAGGAATCAGTGGCCTTCCATTGATGCATCATTCGAATCTTACTCGTTTTATGTGGATTACAATTGGGTCGACTACTACAGTAGCCTGGGACTGATTGTTAATACGGATCGGGAAGGGATAGCAGGTCTTCGTTCGACCATGATTGGACTGCAATATGCTTATCAGTTGCAACTAAATTATAATTGGACTTTTCGGCCTGCCGTTCAGCTGGCGTATTATCAGAGAGATATCAATTTTGATCGCCTGACATTCGGAGATCAATTTGATGCGACAGGTCAGGTGGTACTTGCCAATACCAATGAACAATTCAATACTGGCTTGAATGCTAATTTTTTCGACATCTCATTCGGTGGTATTTTATTTAATGATAAAATTTGGGGAGGATTTTCTATTTACCACGTCACAGAGCCCAATCAGGCACTGGCAGGAGGAGAATCACCGTTATATCAGCGAAGGTCTTTTCACGGCGGGATCAAGATCCCATTTCATGATATTTCCAAACGGGCGCAGAATAAACCTTTGAAAGAACGGAGCCTTACGCCAACCTTCAATTATCGTTCACAAAGTGAATTTGATCAATTAGACCTGGGCGTCTATTTTACACTAGAACCCTTATTGCTTGGAGTTTGGTACAGGGGTATTCCTGTAAAATCTCTGGAAGGTATTCCTAATAACGAGTCTGTGATCTTCATGACTGGCCTGACCACCAATAACGTTTCCATTGGCTACAGTTTCGATTTTACTGTGTCTGATCTGGGGATCAACAGTGGAGGCGCCCATGAAATTTCACTGACCTACACGTTTAGCCTGGACCCTCCTGGTAAACCTCCAAAATCCGTTCGGGAGGTCAAGTGTCCAGTTCCTTTTGGTTTTTAG
- a CDS encoding multicopper oxidase domain-containing protein — MKFPTYSYRAIVTLGLLCFMTACKPGGETDSDSQEATSHFQALLSSEAPTVTPATGSSVINKVTVNTINAEQKELSITLASVSMMQLVIHLPKDATVLDVDVTVNGKAYTTIKVNRQYIVSDEVQYIFGSLNIQRDHLKAGVNKVGLKASGSLEAATVKLLPREIYADENGVLTTTLYTQFAKVDSLIYQNTGTKADPKYEPLSIWTRAYGLSRGVQMLPGPTLRFKPGNLVQVNIVNEFNPIKYSQLDVFDNVQNTDLGKDEELAGMTLHGELNIPHNLNNTNLHVHGLHVDPSKDDVTTVIVPDGLSTEDYDAPDTDEPVVNLDSLNEYSVSDQSVKAGNWNYQYKIPVNHLPGTHWFHPHKHGATSAQVENGMAGTIVIEESQDNSIIEYTDQKTYDAWSDQNDRVFAIQEITNYGFQRGEGDAMGINHNDSLTLTVNGLTDYSYDVAPGEMQRWRLVNAGTNHKSFAYVWLGRQDATDKSTFYVEPIYLVAADGITFAKMDTITAEKPALLAPGNRSDFLVKLSTAGTYKFFKNYPTDITLKDAATGKTLYSKGSKQTGFLPATVNGKNNPLMFKYQYSGFSQPWVGGSTNVVPLIQVKESSSDADFLDVKINTSSDFGVGNSGFQPYGIVSGQQSPAVIMTVNVTGDAVDSYDYPSKERMKMLSPITMDEQTPPVKPPSYVSPISKSDILQSRPVIFDVSGIRVKLTQTDGSASSKVNQFTLNGRFFVLNDPLGNPKAEDFIQTGFKTPSDLAFNSSTTHAHTATPVNDADTIGTYDNMAFEKSGGVQWPNTNQVVNPPGDTSYYFMNPGYFQTITEANGKYTWTNTNKPSWKALTGIDGPALVNKKYEGYSSSWDLPGLPRATTAEEYYLINNSDVGHPFHIHINPFFVVEVGQLSYETNPVTGSKDWYVRAQTASSEPQRPTKANAKSGDVIAVEKGKEIGIQGFVGNWWDTITIPPHGYVKVRYWVNVPKQNGTTPGAITVTDDDNRRGIWVYHCHILRHEDRGMMMPYVTSPFEGKKD, encoded by the coding sequence ATGAAATTTCCAACCTATTCTTACCGTGCAATAGTCACGCTTGGCCTGCTATGTTTTATGACGGCCTGTAAACCCGGAGGTGAGACAGATTCTGATTCGCAGGAAGCTACTTCTCATTTTCAGGCATTGTTGTCTTCAGAGGCACCGACAGTTACTCCGGCCACTGGTTCATCAGTGATCAACAAAGTGACCGTTAATACCATCAACGCCGAGCAGAAAGAATTGTCCATTACATTGGCTTCAGTGTCCATGATGCAACTGGTGATTCATCTGCCAAAAGATGCAACTGTTTTAGATGTGGACGTAACCGTGAATGGAAAAGCCTACACGACCATCAAGGTTAACAGACAATATATCGTTTCGGATGAAGTACAATATATTTTTGGTAGCCTTAATATCCAGAGAGATCATCTCAAAGCTGGAGTAAATAAAGTAGGGCTGAAAGCTTCCGGTTCTCTGGAAGCAGCTACTGTGAAACTGCTACCAAGAGAGATTTATGCCGATGAAAATGGTGTCCTGACAACCACTTTGTACACACAATTTGCGAAAGTTGATAGTCTGATCTATCAAAATACAGGTACAAAAGCAGATCCTAAATATGAACCTTTATCCATTTGGACCAGAGCTTATGGTTTAAGCCGGGGTGTTCAGATGCTTCCTGGACCAACCTTACGATTCAAGCCCGGTAATTTGGTGCAGGTCAATATTGTGAATGAATTTAACCCTATTAAATACAGTCAGTTAGATGTCTTCGATAATGTTCAGAACACTGATCTCGGTAAAGACGAAGAACTGGCAGGCATGACGCTACATGGTGAATTGAACATTCCGCACAATCTGAACAATACCAACCTGCACGTGCATGGTTTGCATGTGGATCCTTCCAAGGATGATGTAACCACCGTGATAGTTCCCGACGGACTAAGTACCGAGGATTATGACGCACCGGATACCGATGAGCCAGTCGTTAATCTTGATTCCTTGAATGAATATTCTGTTTCTGATCAATCAGTGAAGGCCGGAAACTGGAATTATCAGTATAAGATCCCAGTCAATCACTTGCCAGGCACACATTGGTTCCATCCGCATAAGCATGGCGCGACCAGTGCACAAGTTGAAAATGGTATGGCGGGAACAATTGTGATCGAAGAGTCACAAGACAATTCTATCATCGAGTATACGGATCAAAAGACCTATGACGCATGGAGTGATCAAAATGATCGCGTGTTTGCCATTCAGGAGATTACCAACTATGGTTTTCAGCGAGGCGAAGGAGATGCGATGGGTATCAATCATAATGACTCGCTCACGTTGACGGTAAATGGATTGACCGATTACTCCTATGATGTGGCTCCAGGAGAGATGCAGAGATGGCGATTGGTGAATGCGGGAACGAATCATAAATCTTTTGCTTACGTCTGGCTAGGTAGACAGGATGCGACAGATAAGAGTACTTTTTACGTTGAGCCTATTTATTTGGTAGCTGCTGATGGGATCACCTTTGCGAAAATGGATACCATTACAGCTGAGAAGCCCGCGCTTCTGGCTCCAGGGAATCGATCGGATTTTCTGGTAAAGCTATCAACAGCTGGTACCTATAAATTCTTTAAGAACTACCCAACAGACATTACCTTAAAAGATGCTGCGACTGGGAAAACGCTATATTCCAAGGGTAGCAAGCAAACCGGTTTTCTCCCAGCCACTGTGAATGGTAAGAATAATCCATTGATGTTTAAGTACCAGTATTCAGGATTTAGTCAACCATGGGTGGGTGGTAGTACGAATGTTGTACCGCTGATACAAGTGAAAGAAAGCAGTAGCGATGCTGATTTTCTGGATGTGAAGATCAATACAAGTAGCGATTTTGGAGTAGGAAATTCAGGATTTCAGCCTTATGGAATAGTATCCGGGCAGCAATCACCAGCGGTGATCATGACGGTAAACGTAACTGGGGATGCGGTAGATTCCTATGATTATCCTTCCAAGGAGCGTATGAAAATGCTTTCGCCTATTACCATGGATGAACAAACTCCCCCGGTCAAACCCCCGAGTTATGTTTCTCCGATCTCTAAGTCTGATATTTTGCAGTCGCGCCCGGTGATTTTCGATGTTTCAGGAATCAGGGTCAAGCTGACCCAGACAGACGGTTCAGCAAGCAGTAAAGTGAATCAGTTTACCTTGAACGGAAGGTTTTTTGTCTTGAATGATCCATTAGGCAATCCAAAAGCCGAAGATTTCATTCAAACAGGGTTTAAAACTCCCTCTGATCTGGCCTTTAATTCTAGTACTACACATGCCCATACGGCAACACCAGTTAATGATGCGGATACCATAGGTACCTATGATAATATGGCATTTGAGAAGTCCGGAGGGGTGCAATGGCCGAATACGAATCAAGTGGTCAATCCCCCGGGTGATACGTCCTACTATTTCATGAATCCAGGCTATTTCCAAACGATTACAGAGGCTAATGGAAAATATACCTGGACTAACACGAACAAGCCGAGCTGGAAAGCACTGACCGGTATCGATGGTCCTGCATTGGTGAACAAGAAATATGAAGGATACTCGTCTTCATGGGATCTTCCTGGCCTTCCTCGTGCTACTACTGCAGAAGAGTATTACCTGATCAATAACTCTGATGTAGGTCATCCATTCCATATCCATATCAACCCATTCTTTGTGGTAGAAGTAGGGCAGTTGAGCTACGAGACTAATCCGGTAACAGGGAGTAAGGATTGGTATGTGCGTGCACAAACGGCCAGTTCTGAGCCACAACGTCCAACCAAAGCCAATGCCAAGTCCGGTGATGTCATTGCCGTGGAGAAAGGCAAGGAAATTGGTATCCAGGGTTTTGTTGGCAACTGGTGGGATACCATCACCATTCCACCTCACGGCTATGTGAAGGTGCGGTATTGGGTCAATGTACCTAAACAAAATGGTACTACTCCTGGGGCAATTACCGTGACAGATGACGATAATCGAAGAGGTATTTGGGTGTATCACTGTCACATCCTACGTCACGAGGATCGAGGTATGATGATGCCTTATGTTACTTCACCATTTGAAGGAAAGAAAGACTGA